Genomic window (Juglans microcarpa x Juglans regia isolate MS1-56 chromosome 2S, Jm3101_v1.0, whole genome shotgun sequence):
atagatggGTTCACCCATTTCTGTGTTTAGCATTTCTAATGTCAAAGCcagttttattgtaaaaataactaaaaattagTCATATTTCTTATTTGGGGTCTAAATTACATGATTTTTCAACAGCAGACCCCACTAAATTCAAGGAATTACAGGATATCAGTTGGTAACTGTTGGACTTAaaattctcttctttcttttttttacaacCAATTTGCAATAGGAATCTATTGAACCAGACGCCACATCTCTCTTTGGGAAAATGAGATTGTTCCATATTATAGGACCAGATCTTTGCGTGGATCCAATTTGATCATGCTTTATGACAGTTCAGTAACTGAATCACCAGTAAATTAAGAAGAGAAAGGAACATGTTTGTGTTCATCATCTCATTAATCGGTACATACAAAATTGCAATGAAGTAAGAAGCCGGCATGACAAATTCTTGCTGGTGTAGGCAAGCTGCGATCATATTGGAACAACTCTTTCCATTTTCATCGATGCGACGAGGTTGGAGTCTAATGAAAATAACCCAGGACCTGTCCGCCCACATTCCTTTTAATGGCCTCTTCATGATCCAAAACGCCATCTGGGGTTGTGATCACAACATAACCCCactgcacagagagagagaagacaatGAAATGAGTCTGAAGAAAGTAAAATTTCATCCTTTGGCAAAGAAGATCtattaaacaaaacataaagaCAGCCCTTCTTCCACAAACCTTTTGCAAGCTATAACAGTCAAatgataacaaaaaataaaatcaggtTCTTGGATATCAATGTTAACGAACCTGATGTGTTGGAAGCATACGCAATCTGTACCCTTCAAGATCCCTCGCCTTGATATCCTGCCTGTAAGTGAGAGCTCGGCAATCCTTAATCCTGCCTTGTAGTTCAACTGTTATCCTCCCCACTCTATGTGGATCGTAAACCTGAAAATTCTTTATGTACCCTGCAAGTAATTGTACAACTTAATGAAACTGGATTGGCCCATAAAAAACAAACTAGTCATTCTACAACATGTAAAAGATAAACCAATAGGCTAAAAAATTGGAGGAACAGGAATAATTTGTAGTTCTTCAGCAAACTTGgaggagaaaaatgaaaatctatagCAACTGCTCTGAACCATGTGTGGTAAAGCTTCGCTTATCTAGTGTAAGATGGTTCAGTTCAAAAATTTCCCAAGTGTCCCGACCCACCCTTAGCAGCTAGAGATGCTGTTTGACACATGCCCAACAGAGATTTGTGCACATGAGAGAAAATTACATGTAGAAATCATATGTTGAGACCCTTGAAACAACCAGAAatctacaaattttaaaaacaacatCTTGGGAAGAAAATCtgtgacataccagttttggttttagggtatataagtaaatttttctagtaaacttatatttttagaatttatatttttatgattatagttttatcaaaatttatatgtactttatctttatattttctattatagttgcgatttatgatttgttagagttttgttttaataaggatttctaaagtgtatcagattatgtactacggttttgttttgaaatttaaagtttaaaatttttcttctagtcaccgaacctca
Coding sequences:
- the LOC121251519 gene encoding 40S ribosomal protein S15a-5, which gives rise to MGRRILNEALRAMVNAERRGKASVELKPISTVMSSFLNIMKDRGYIKNFQVYDPHRVGRITVELQGRIKDCRALTYRQDIKARDLEGYRLRMLPTHQWGYVVITTPDGVLDHEEAIKRNVGGQVLGYFH